The following are encoded together in the Caretta caretta isolate rCarCar2 chromosome 17, rCarCar1.hap1, whole genome shotgun sequence genome:
- the PRKRIP1 gene encoding PRKR-interacting protein 1 produces MAAPSAPRPPRPRKEPQPLVIPRSAAEEQRLRLERLMKNPDKTVPIPEKLNEWAPRPPPEFVRDVMGSSAGAGSGEFHVYRHLRRREYQRQDFMDAMAEKQKLDEEYQKKLEKNKMIAEEQTAKRRRKRQKLKEKKLLAKKSKLGQKKQQEESDQSQEQQTSEEEDEDTKEEEEKEEDVEEPSFVMGR; encoded by the exons ATGGCGGCGCCCTCGGCCCCGCGGCCGCCCCGGCCCCGCAAGGAGCCGCAGCCGCTGGTCATCCCCCGGAGCGCGGCCGAGGAGCAGCGGCTGCGGCTGGAGCGGCTCATGAAGAACCCG GATAAGACTGTTCCAATTCCTGAAAAACTAAATGAATGGGCACCACGCCCTCCCCCGGAATTTGTGAGAGATGTTATGG GTTCTAGCGCCGGAGCCGGCAGTGGGGAATTCCATGTGTACCGACATCTTCGTCGGCGAGAGTACCAGAGGCAGGATTTCATGGATGCCATGGCTGAGAAG CAAAAACTGGATGAGGAATACCAGAAGAAACTGGAGAAGAATAAGATGATTGCAGAGGAGCAGACAGCAAAACGCAGAAGGAAGCG CCAAAAGttaaaagagaagaaactgctgGCTAAGAAAAGTAAACTTGGGCAAAAGAAGCAGCAAGAAG AGTCCGACCAGTCTCAAGAGCAACAGACCAGTGAGGAAGAAGATGAGGATactaaggaggaggaagagaaggaggaggatgtagaAGAACCCAGCTTTGTGATGGGAAGATGA
- the ORAI2 gene encoding protein orai-2 isoform X1 gives MSSELNVPADPATPACGSEPGTKGMDYRDWVRRSYLELVTSNHHSVQALAWRKLYLSRAKLKASSRTSALLSGFAMVAMVEVQLEMQYKYPQMLLIAFSACTTVLVAVHLFALLISTCILPNVEAVSNIHNLNSISESPHERMHVYIELAWGFSTVLGILLFLAEVVLLCWIKFLPVDSIMKNETAVMQKPSGHVGWQAALVSTIIMVPVGLIFVVFTIHFYRSLVRHKTERHNREIEELHKLKVQLDGHDRGLQVV, from the exons ATGAGTTCCGAGTTAAATGTCCCGGCGGATCCTGCCACTCCTGCTTGCGGCTCTGAACCTGGCACAAAGGGCATGGATTATCGGGACTGGGTCCGACGTAGCTATCTGGAATTGGTCACTTCAAATCATCACTCTGTTCAGGCTCTCGCATGGAGAAAACTGTATCTGAGCCGAGCCAAGCTCAAAGCTTCCAGCAGAACGTCTGCTTTGCTCTCTGGATTTGCTATG gtTGCCATGGTTGAGGTGCAACTAGAGATGCAGTATAAGTACCCCCAAATGCTGCTGATTGCGTTCAGTGCCTGCACAACAGTGCTGGTAGCAGTTCATCTCTTCGCCCTTCTCATCAGCACCTGTATACTACCTAACGTGGAAGCGGTGAGTAACATACACAACCTGAACTCCATCAGTGAATCCCCACATGAACGCATGCACGTCTACATAGAGCTGGCCTGGGGTTTCTCCACAGTCTTAGGAATCCTCCTTTTCCTTGCTGAGGTGGTGCTTCTGTGCTGGATAAAATTTCTGCCTGTTGACTCCATTATGAAAAACGAGACTGCTGTCATGCAAAAGCCCAGTGGCCATGTGGGCTGGCAAGCAGCCCTGGTCTCCACCATCATCATGGTTCCAGTGGGTCTGATTTTTGTTGTCTTCACCATTCACTTCTACCGTTCTCTGGTGCGGCACAAAACGGAGCGACATAACCGGGAGATTGAAGAGCTTCACAAACTGAAAGTGCAATTAGATGGACATGACAGAGGGTTGCAGGTAGTGTGA
- the ORAI2 gene encoding protein orai-2 isoform X2, whose translation MVEVQLEMQYKYPQMLLIAFSACTTVLVAVHLFALLISTCILPNVEAVSNIHNLNSISESPHERMHVYIELAWGFSTVLGILLFLAEVVLLCWIKFLPVDSIMKNETAVMQKPSGHVGWQAALVSTIIMVPVGLIFVVFTIHFYRSLVRHKTERHNREIEELHKLKVQLDGHDRGLQVV comes from the coding sequence ATGGTTGAGGTGCAACTAGAGATGCAGTATAAGTACCCCCAAATGCTGCTGATTGCGTTCAGTGCCTGCACAACAGTGCTGGTAGCAGTTCATCTCTTCGCCCTTCTCATCAGCACCTGTATACTACCTAACGTGGAAGCGGTGAGTAACATACACAACCTGAACTCCATCAGTGAATCCCCACATGAACGCATGCACGTCTACATAGAGCTGGCCTGGGGTTTCTCCACAGTCTTAGGAATCCTCCTTTTCCTTGCTGAGGTGGTGCTTCTGTGCTGGATAAAATTTCTGCCTGTTGACTCCATTATGAAAAACGAGACTGCTGTCATGCAAAAGCCCAGTGGCCATGTGGGCTGGCAAGCAGCCCTGGTCTCCACCATCATCATGGTTCCAGTGGGTCTGATTTTTGTTGTCTTCACCATTCACTTCTACCGTTCTCTGGTGCGGCACAAAACGGAGCGACATAACCGGGAGATTGAAGAGCTTCACAAACTGAAAGTGCAATTAGATGGACATGACAGAGGGTTGCAGGTAGTGTGA